AGGAAGGTTTCCGTAAAAATCCTGAAACTATTTGGGAATATGTGAAGCAGCACATTGGTTTTGAACCAAAACTGGACTATAAGACGATCTGTTCCACTCCGGCAGGAAGCCTTAAGCTTTTACAGGGCAATCCCCTTAGCCGGAAGATATTATTTGTCGCCATCTGCCGGACGCTTGGCATTCCGGCCCGGATGAACCTGGTAAATCTGGAGGCTGAAGTTTATGAGGCAGGCAGGTTCGTATCAGTATCAGGGGCTGATGAGTTATTAAAAAACAGGAACAAAGAGTCAGGAAAGCTGGTGCTTTATGGGGAAACAGACAGCCTGTGGACCTATTACCAGACATGGACAATTGGAAGGCTGAAAGAGGGACAGTTTGTGTCTCTGGATTACACTGGCGTGAAATTTTCCGGCGGTGTATTAAAGCTGGATCTGGAGCCTGGTATTTACCGGCTAATCACCTCTGCCCGCCTTCCCAGTGGAAACCAGAATGCCAGCGAGTATGTCTTTGAATTAAATAAGGATGAAGAAAAGTCTGTAACCATGCGCTTAAGGGCTGGAAGTCTGGAAGATATGCTGGTCGACAACTTGCTGGATGATTTTGATGTGACCGTGAAAAAAGAAAATGAGAAAGAGCAGACGGTTCCGGCATCGGTCCTTATGGGAGGAAAGGCCAATATTCTGGCTATTATGTCCGAGGGTCAGGAACCTACCGAGCATGTTCTTAACGAAATGCTGGAGCAAAAAGATGCCTTAAATGCCCTTGATGGCCAGATCATTTTTCTGCTTCAAAGTGAAATGTCATTGCAGAACCGGACCATCAGCAAGGTTTTGGAAGCAATACCCCGGATTAAGGTGGGTTACATAAACTTTGATGATGGGGTGGAACCGCTGGCCAGGAGAATGTATGTGGATCCGGAAAAGCTTCCTCTTTTGATCGTCACGGATCCCGGATTAAAGGCAGTCTATGGATGCAGCGGCTACAATGTGGGGAGCGTAGACTTAATGATGAAGCTTCTGGGCTTAAGCAGGAACAGGCTGCAGAAAAATAAATGCCTATAGGAAGAGCCTTTCCTGTGATTTGACGGCAGAGAATTGTAAAATAAGAAAAAACATTTTGCAAAATATATAAAGTTGTTATATACTGTTTGTTGGAGTACTATCAGAAGTCGAATACCCCGCAGCAGGCTAGGGGGCGGTATTTGACTCCATGGGCAGCCGCTAAAATCAAGATTACATAATTTTGATCCGCTGCCTTCATGAGAATAACAGACAAAAGGATGGTTTGAACATGGCTATTTTAGAAAATTGGAGAAACCTGGCATACGGCGATGAGCTGGATGATAAAGGAAAAGAAGAATTATGGACCGAGTATTTTAAAGTAGAAAAAGGAATCTATGAGCATATTCTTTCCAAGCCAGAGGAAGTGGTTGAGGGAACGGTAGAGGATCTGGCAAAGAGATATGGAACAGATGTCCAGACAATGACCGGTTTTTTAGATGGAATCAATGAAAGCTTAAAGGGATATGAGAATCCTATTGAGACTATGGACGAGCAGACCGTGGTAAAAATAGAGATCGATCCGGAAAAGCTTTATTATAATATGGTAGAAGCTAAAGCAGAGTGGCTGTATTCTCTTCCGGAGTGGGATACCATACTGCCGGAGGAGAAGAGAAAAGAGCTTTATAAAAAGCAGAAGGTTTCTGGAACCATTGTTAAGGGAGCAAAGGTCGGAAGAAATGATCCATGTCCATGCGGCAGTGGCAAGAAGTATAAAAAGTGCTGCGGATCCAGCCTGTAATTAAATGCTGCCTGGCAGCAGGATGAAGAGACAGGAAGGCAGGTACCTCTTTATGAGTTACCTGCTTTGTTTTTGAAGAATAAGAGGAGATACCCTGCGGGTATACCTAAATGCCCATAGAGCATGGGCAGTAGAGAGGAATTTGTGAATGGAAGCGTATACTAGCTTTGCAGAGGTCTATGACCGGTTTATGGACAATATTCCATATAAGGACTGGTGTGAATACGTAACCGGTCTGCTGAATGAATATGGGATAAAGGATGGCCTGATTCTTGACCTGGGCTGCGGAACAGGAAGTCTTACAGAACTTCTTGCGGACCGGGGATATGATATGATCGGAGTGGACAACTCTGAAGACATGCTGCAGATAGCCATGGAAAAGCGGGAAACGTCAGGAAAAGACATTCTTTATCTTATGCAGGATATGAGGGAATTTGAACTTTACGGCACGGTGCGGGCCGTTTTAAGCATCTGTGACTGCATGAATTATATTCTGGAATATGAGGATATGACGGAAGTTTTCCGGCTGGTCAACAATTATCTGGACCCGGGAGGAATTTTTATATTTGATCTGAACACCATATATAAATATGAAACCCTTATGGGAGATTCCACCATTGCCGAGGACCGGGAGGAATGCAGCTTTATTTGGGATAATTATTATGATAAGGAAACCAGGATCAATGAATATGATCTTTCTCTGTTTATCCGGCAGGAGGAAAACCTGTACCGGAAATATACGGAGAATCATTACCAGAGAGCATATTCTCTTGATGAGGTAAAAATGGCGATAAAAGAGGCTGGCATGGATTTTGTGGCTGCCTTTGATGCTTTTTCCAAAACTCCCGTAAAAGATACCAGTGAAAGAATTTATATCATAGCAAGAGAACGCGGAAAGGAATTATAATATGGCTGATTATATTGTCAGAGCCACGGCAGGGGATCATCAGATCCGCGCCTTTGCGGCAACTACCAGAGAAATGGTAGAACAGGCAAGACAGGCTCATAATACAAGCCCTGTGGCTACGGCTGCTTTAGGCAGGCTTTTGACTGCAGGGAGCATGATGGGCGTCATGATGAAGGGGAAAGATGATTTACTGACTTTAAAGATTCAGGGAAGCGGCCCAATGGAAGGCCTTACGGTAACTGCAGATTCAAAGGGAAATGTAAAAGGCTATGTTTATAATCCCGGTGTCATGCTTCCACCCAATCAGGCCGGAAAGCTGGATGTAGGCGGTGCGGTAGGAGAGGGAGTATTAAGTGTAATTATGGATATCGGCTTAAAGGAGCCTTATGTTGGACAGACCATACTGGTAGGCGGTGAGATTGCTGAAGATCTGACGTATTACTATGCTGCTTCAGAGCAGACGCCGTCATCGGTGGCGCTGGGCGTTTTAATGAATAAGGATAACACCGTTAAGCAGGCCGGCGGCTTTATTATCCAGCTCCTGCCGGGAGCCTCTGAGGAGGTCATTGGAAGCCTGGAGAAAAAGCTGGGGGAAATCACCTCGATCACGGATCTGCTGGATCATGGAGATACACCGGAAATGATTCTCCAACACATCCTTGGAGACTTTGGCTTAGAGATGATGGAACAGGTACCTGCCCGCTTTTATTGCAATTGTGATAAAGCCAGGGTGGAAAAGGCCTTGATCAGCATCGGGAAGAAAGAGCTTCAGGAAATGATCGACGAAGGAAAGAGCATTGAAGTGAATTGTCATTTCTGCAATAAAAATTATGAATTTACAATAGAAGATTTAAAAAGGATGTGCGAGAAGTCGTAAGACAAGGACATCAAAAAGAGCCATCCACTGGATGGCTCTAATCGTAATCATGTGAAACAATATAACTTCTTCCTATATATTGAAAAAGGTACACTGATGAGTCAATGATTATAATTTGGTAACGTTTGTAGCCTGTGGTCCCTTAGCTCCGTCTACAACATCGAACTCTACTGCAGCGCCTTCGTCTAATGACTTGAAGCCATCCATACTAAGACCTGAGTAGTGAACAAATACATCGTTACCCTGTTCGTCGGAAATAAATCCGTA
The nucleotide sequence above comes from Lacrimispora sp. BS-2. Encoded proteins:
- the hslO gene encoding Hsp33 family molecular chaperone HslO; its protein translation is MADYIVRATAGDHQIRAFAATTREMVEQARQAHNTSPVATAALGRLLTAGSMMGVMMKGKDDLLTLKIQGSGPMEGLTVTADSKGNVKGYVYNPGVMLPPNQAGKLDVGGAVGEGVLSVIMDIGLKEPYVGQTILVGGEIAEDLTYYYAASEQTPSSVALGVLMNKDNTVKQAGGFIIQLLPGASEEVIGSLEKKLGEITSITDLLDHGDTPEMILQHILGDFGLEMMEQVPARFYCNCDKARVEKALISIGKKELQEMIDEGKSIEVNCHFCNKNYEFTIEDLKRMCEKS
- a CDS encoding SEC-C metal-binding domain-containing protein, which produces MAILENWRNLAYGDELDDKGKEELWTEYFKVEKGIYEHILSKPEEVVEGTVEDLAKRYGTDVQTMTGFLDGINESLKGYENPIETMDEQTVVKIEIDPEKLYYNMVEAKAEWLYSLPEWDTILPEEKRKELYKKQKVSGTIVKGAKVGRNDPCPCGSGKKYKKCCGSSL
- a CDS encoding class I SAM-dependent methyltransferase, with product MEAYTSFAEVYDRFMDNIPYKDWCEYVTGLLNEYGIKDGLILDLGCGTGSLTELLADRGYDMIGVDNSEDMLQIAMEKRETSGKDILYLMQDMREFELYGTVRAVLSICDCMNYILEYEDMTEVFRLVNNYLDPGGIFIFDLNTIYKYETLMGDSTIAEDREECSFIWDNYYDKETRINEYDLSLFIRQEENLYRKYTENHYQRAYSLDEVKMAIKEAGMDFVAAFDAFSKTPVKDTSERIYIIARERGKEL
- a CDS encoding cold shock domain-containing protein — its product is MKGTVKWFNNQKGYGFISDEQGNDVFVHYSGLSMDGFKSLDEGAAVEFDVVDGAKGPQATNVTKL